In Flavobacterium sp. 83, the genomic window ACTAAATTCACGATGTCTTTTTCGGCATATTCGTCAAAAAAACGATGGTAGCCATTTTCTACTTTTGGTAAAACCCATTCGTCAAAACTCTCTGCCAAAAACAGAAAACCCATTTCATCTGCCAATTCCAGTTGCTCGAAAGAGGGCATATTGTGCGAACTGCGAATCGCATTACAGCCCATATCTTTTAAAATCTTCATTTGCCTGCGCAAAGCTGCTTTATTTACTGCAGCTCCAAGTGGACCCAAATCGTGGTGAAGACAAACGCCTTTGAATTTAGTTACCTTTCCATTAAGACTAAAGCCTTTATTGGGCTCGTATTTTATTTCTCGAATTCCAAAAGGCGTTGAAATGGCATCTTTAAGCTCTTTTCCAACATACAATTGGGAAACCGCTTTATACAAATAAGGCGTTTCGGGGCTCCACAATTTTGGCTTCTCTACTTTTATATTTTGATCGAACTCCTTTCCGAATTGAATAGTTGACTCTTCTGAACTTAGTTTATGTCCTTCTGCATCAAAAATAGTGGTGACTAAACGAGTATTTTCCCCAGAAGTTTTTGTTTTAATATTAACTTTTGCCACTTCATCACTGATAAAAGGAGTCCTTACAAACTGACCCCATTGATCAATACTTTCGTTATTTTTTATAATAACACTAACTTTTCGATACAAACCAGCACCAGGATACCAGCGTGAAGCAAATTCTTTATTGGTTAGTTTTACTGACAATGTGTTCGCTCCTTCTTGTATAAATTGGGAAATGTCAAAATAGAAATAACTGTAACCATAGGCCCATTCTCCCACTTTTTTACCGTTCAAATACACTTGAGGTTCGCTCATTGCACCTTCAAAAAGTAAAATTATTTTCTTCCCTTTTGAATCTTTCGGCAATGTAAATGTATTGCGGTACCAGGCTGTTCCAATATGGGGTAAAGCCCCTGTTCGTCCTGTTTTTTCAGTAGCAACATTTTCTCCGTTTTGAACAATCGCAACTTTCTGTATATCTACATTTTTATCAAAAGGCCCGTAGATTGCCCAGTCATGTGGAACGGTTACGGTTTCCCATTTCGAATCATTAAAATCTACTTTATACGCCTCTTCAAAATCACCTTTTTGAAATTTCCAATTGGTATCTAACACTTTAACTTCTCGTGTTTGAGACAAAGCCATTTGTGTAAATGCTAAAAATAGAACCAGAAAATGTATTAATTTTTTCATTTTTAACCCTTTATAACTATTTAAAATCATACAATTACAATTTGTTCCTTTATATTCCCCTGCTTCCGCGAAAGGCAGAACGGTATTATTTTTTAAGTTCGATTAATCAAAACTATTCTTTAAAAGCATCCAAAGCTGTTGATGGTTTTCCGTTAGATTGCCAAGTACTCAGGGAATAACCGCTCCAACTTTTTTCTCCTTCTGGTTCCCAATAAATTACGCCCAATCCTTTGTTATTTGGTACAGCTTTGACCGCTTTGATTGTTGCCGCTAGCATTTCATACGTATTTTGCACTTTGTCATATTCTCCCCCTACCTCGACTATCATCACTTCTTTATCATATCGAGAAGCCATATCTTTAAGATTATTCTCTAAATCAACAATCGTTTCCGTATAATCTTTTTTAATCCAAAAAGGATAATAGGATAGTCCTATAACATCATATTTTACATTATTTGCTTTAGCATTATCAAAAAACCATCTGAATTTTGCATTGTCATTTCCTTCGTCTAAATGAACAATTACTTTAATTTTAGGATCAATAGCTTTTGTTGCTTCATAGCCTTTGTTAAGTAATTGTGCTAATTGTAACCAATTTTTTGTACTCCCTTCTGGCCATAGCATTCCACCAGGAATTTCATTTCCAACTTGTACCCACTCAGGCGTAACTCCAACTTTTTTTAACGCACTTAAAACATCAAAAGTATGATTGTAAACATCCGTCAACAATTCTGAAAAACTATGGTTTTCCCAAGCTTTTGGCTTAAATTGTTTTCCTGGATCTGCCCATGAGTCGCTATAATGAAAATCAATCATGATGCGCATTCCCATTTTTTGAGCCCGCAAAGCCATGACTACAGTTTCTTCCTTGCTGCAATGTCCACTGGCTTTATCGTCATTTGGATTTACCCAAACACGAAGCCGAATTGTATTTATTCCTCTGTCTTTCAACAATTGCAAGCAGTCCTTTTGG contains:
- a CDS encoding DUF4982 domain-containing protein yields the protein MKKLIHFLVLFLAFTQMALSQTREVKVLDTNWKFQKGDFEEAYKVDFNDSKWETVTVPHDWAIYGPFDKNVDIQKVAIVQNGENVATEKTGRTGALPHIGTAWYRNTFTLPKDSKGKKIILLFEGAMSEPQVYLNGKKVGEWAYGYSYFYFDISQFIQEGANTLSVKLTNKEFASRWYPGAGLYRKVSVIIKNNESIDQWGQFVRTPFISDEVAKVNIKTKTSGENTRLVTTIFDAEGHKLSSEESTIQFGKEFDQNIKVEKPKLWSPETPYLYKAVSQLYVGKELKDAISTPFGIREIKYEPNKGFSLNGKVTKFKGVCLHHDLGPLGAAVNKAALRRQMKILKDMGCNAIRSSHNMPSFEQLELADEMGFLFLAESFDEWVLPKVENGYHRFFDEYAEKDIVNLVQATRNHPSIVMWSAGNEVPDQWGEAGVKRAKWLQELFHREDPTRPVTVGMDQVKATMESGFGALLDVPGLNYRVHLYDEAFAKFPQGFILGSETASTVSSRGIYKFPVVQEKMKQYLDFQSSSYDLEACSWSNVPDEDFVLQDDKPWVIGEFVWTGFDYLGEPTPYDESWPSRSSYFGINDLAGLPKDRYYLYRSRWNTKESTLHILPHWNWEGREGEITPVFVYTNYNSAELFINGKSMGVQKKNKNTPQNRYRLMWMDVKYEPGTVKVVAYDDNGKAVAEQEVKTAGKPYQIVLEADRKTISADGEDISFVTISVVDKNGIPCPTATNQLKFKVTGAGTYRAACNGDATSLEMFHKDTMKLFSGKLVVLVKSTTTAGDVKLEVNGAGLKSGKLTLASTK
- a CDS encoding glycosyl hydrolase 53 family protein; translation: MKNIKDQFYCIAIIGLFFTSCNSQIPADQNPMLPPTVSTFAKGADVGWLPQMETTGYKFYDVDGTQKDCLQLLKDRGINTIRLRVWVNPNDDKASGHCSKEETVVMALRAQKMGMRIMIDFHYSDSWADPGKQFKPKAWENHSFSELLTDVYNHTFDVLSALKKVGVTPEWVQVGNEIPGGMLWPEGSTKNWLQLAQLLNKGYEATKAIDPKIKVIVHLDEGNDNAKFRWFFDNAKANNVKYDVIGLSYYPFWIKKDYTETIVDLENNLKDMASRYDKEVMIVEVGGEYDKVQNTYEMLAATIKAVKAVPNNKGLGVIYWEPEGEKSWSGYSLSTWQSNGKPSTALDAFKE